CCAGGGAACTCTTTCCATCTCCTTCAATTATGTGCGAGAAACAATCATACGTCATTGCCTGTGTCATGGAGAAAACGTGAATCACATTCAAGAAACATAGAAGAATCATTATGATAAGTAACTCACATGACATTATGTGGTGCTTGAAAGCCCCTCCAGTTCACTTCTAGTCCAGCAATTCAACTGCAATGCTTTGGTCTTGAGTTGCTCAAAAGCAGATTTTAACTTCTGTTTTTCTTGATATGTTACATCGGGTACTCTAGAATCCTGCAGCAGGGATTGACACAAAGTGAAACAATTAGAAGAACCAGtttgtctgaactctgaaccgCAGTCTATCCCAAATCCCAATACATTTGGGCATgataaaaaaaagcaagcaagtgATCTAGTTATAGCATAAGTTAAGAAGTTCTTTTAAAGTTAGGAACAAAGCAACAAATTGGCATATCAACTGGCAAAATAATGGATAAAATAGAGTTCAGTTTTTTCTGATATCCTTGAATTAACACCAAAGTGAAAAATGATTTGATCTCGAGGAAATTAAAAATTCATCAATCAATATGACAATTAAACAAAACCGCTTCTGTTATCGCTAACCATAACTCACCAACTGATGCCTTATATATTCCAGGATGCCTTTAATAACCGATTTGCTAGAAGAAAGATTTCTATGGAGTTTCCGGTCATTGCATAAGAAGATCAGTATGGTTGTGACAACACCAACTCGACATGAGAGCTCCCTTGGGTAATTTAAATTGGAGAGAGATGAAAACAGATTATAATCTCCTGTTACAAAAGACTTAAGCATATCCAATGTGCTGCAAAGAACCTTGTCATTCTTGTCAAACATGATGATGCAAGGCTTGATAAAGTACTGAAATAATCTTGTCTTATCAGGTTGAAAACCAAATTCAATGGTTTTAGACAAATCCTGCAGATAAAATATAATAGGGGGTGAAATCAATTCTTATTCAGAACCAAACGTGTACAGTAACAAAACAATCAAAAGGAATTTGGTCTTCTAAACATCAAGATGTGTATGCTTGAGGTAACCACAATAATAAAATACTATGCCTCCCTGTTCTCCTGAGGATTAGGTGGAGCAAAATAAGGGTACAAATGCATCAAATCACCCAAATATGAGTATCAGAGATCTCAAATTTGGAAAAGTACACACCAAAGAAGCATCGACCAAGTATCCAGCTATAAGCTTTATAACATCTTCATTCATGAGTTTAGTAGTTCCTGCATCAAGTGTGACAATAATTCTAAACAAGCCATTTATATTATGCATTGATGGTTTTTGTGCCTGCAATAAAGCAAAAAAATATGAGTTTCAAATGGTTGTTGTGAGAAAACATGAAACACACTGTTTAGAAAACTCACAATTGCGTTAGATAAATTATTCCACATCAATTCAAGAACCAGCGAGCCATCACCCATTTCAGACAGGGAATTTAAAAGTAGGTGATTCAGCGACTTGAAAGTATCCCAATTTGAGACCTTACTGGAATCCTCTGGAGTAAAAAAAATCCCTTAGTTTAACAAAGTAAAATACAGCTGTTTGCGAAGGCTTAGCTCAAGTAACCAGTAGAAAATACAAATTATTGAAGGAAAGTACAATATAAAAGGTTCAGTTAAAGTAATCGATCAATCAAGAGCAAAGTTTGCACTCCACCAGCAACCAACAGCAAACGGAAAAAGACGTTCAAGTAATCACCAGGATGAACTTCGAATCTTGCCATTAGCAGCAACAAGAAACTAAGTTGCTCTGTTATCTGTAAATTCCCAGCCTTGTATATTGACTGTAGGACCTCAACAACCCTGAACAATATGAAGGGTTCCAGCACATCACCTGAATTTCATATGTTATAAACTACCCAGAATTATTAACGAGGAAAATAACTATACTGCTATACAGTTAAGCAGCGATACTGCTATACAGTTAAGCAGCGACTATATAAGCAAAAAAGCTTACTTAAGCAACATGAGGCCAGTGGCCCGATTATGTCAGGGAGCAGACTGGGGAAGTAATAAAGGCATGAAATGGCAAGTTCTTGGCAATCGCGAGGAAGGTTAACAAAAGGACCAAGCTCCATCGTTCCAGATGATGCTGTCAGCAAAAAGACATCAGTTCAAATAAAAGAATGTCTATTGAAAACAGAGGATGAACTGATCCTTGAGTAGTACTTACATTTGGCACCAAATAACTTTATGAAGGAGCGCAGGTTTCCACAGTCCATTGTGGGGAAGTACTGTCCAATTCTTAGAAGAAGCTCCAAAACAACCTAAAATAATCCATATGATTATAAAGTACACAAGTCAGTGACAAGATTTAACATGCTCAACCAGAGTATACCAACTCTATACCGAATAACAAGCATAACAGCTCTTAATGGATAACAAAACCCACAGCAAACCTTTGTAACCGAGGGGGCTTTATCAATTGCTTGTAGTAAAATTCCAGGTAGCTCATGTATCCAAGCGCTACGATAGCCCAACATGGCTGAATCATTTTCAGAAAACCATATGCCTGTTTTCTCCTACCCACAGACAATAAAAAGATATTAATACATCATATGTCAGGATCCACAAAcatatctttttctttcttttgtgtaACCGAGAAGTTCTAGGGtgatacttattatttattgagctaaatttcagagaatcacttttGCAAATCTATATGTTTGTTTGATAACCTAGATTAGAGTTACTTGCATGTCGTCATGTCGGTTTTCACTAGGCATGCCCTCCATCAAGATCTACCTCTTACTCTTGTTTGTATTAAATGTGTAGTATTTTGGACATGGCACAGCTTCCAAGAGGCAACTTTGACCCCATCGCAACGTGTTGGCAAAATCTATGAAAATATAGTATAATTGACATATTTATACTGCTTTCAGTCAGTCAATGAGTCAATCTATAATCCAGATATATTTTCTCATGGTCAAATTTTAAAGCTTGACTGAATCCTGTCTAAAACACCATACATTTACATAGAGAGGAAGTAATCTTAAAAATTCAGTTCAAGTTTAGCATTGTCCAATAAAGGCACGTACAGGAAGCAGCATTTCTCCCACTGCATCCAAATATGGCAAGATTAGTTTCCAATCCACCTTGCAATCTCTAAATGCATCTGTAAATGCCTGCAGTTGAACATAGTTTTCATCTCGGCAATGTAATAACATAAAATATTTTACAGACTAGAAAAGCAAATCAACCATACCTCCAACAAATATCCTTTTGAGTCATCTGGGGCATTGGATATAAGACCTGGTATGCAAGTTATAAGTGGGCTCAAATACATTTCCATGAGATCCTTATTGCGAATTGTTTTTGCCTGACAAAACAAAAAGATTGTCAATTGTAAATAAGTAATACACATCCATAAGATGGTCATAAAACAGTATTCAGGAGCAGTTAAAAATATGTCTGTGAGAAGGGCAAATAATACAAATCGATTATTGAAACTGACAAGACCATGGACAACCTTTGCGAGTAGCGACGATACAAACTGACAAAATTCTTCAGCTGGAAACATTGTGCTATCTATCCATGCACTCAAGCACAAAAAGATTTCAGCAATCTTCAGGTTGAAAATGAAAAATTTGTCATCTCCCTGCCATGAGAAACATAACTTTGTAATGAGAACTACTAAGTTATGTGCAAAAGAAATTCTAAAACCAGAATTTTAGTCCTAAAAAATACAGAACTAAAAATCTGGAACAGAACAAATCAAAGATATTTCACACCACAAAGCTAACTCTATTTAAAAACACATCATCAGCAACAAAGTGCAGCCAAGAGTGTGCTGCACCGTCAATTTAAGTTATCCATCTTCATCACAGACCTATCCTATTGTTACAACTAACAAATACAGAAGTAAAACAAACCTCAGTGCATGAAATATGTGTGTGTGCTTACAGGGCTGAGGGTTGCAAAAAATGCTCAAACCTGAAACTGAGCCCCTCGAATAATGTGTATATGCATTTAGGGCTGCAAAATGGCTCAAGCTCAACAAGCTATTCAAGCCCATACTTCAGCTTCAAATTTTATAATGCTTGAGATCAGCCCAGCTGAGTTGAGATCAGCCCAGCTGAGCTCGCTCAAGATCAGCTTGGTTAGGCTCAAGCATATACATAAATACAACAAAACACTAACATAGTAATAGACACTAGCTTCAAAGCCTGTAACATACATCCATACATATATGGTAGTTCCTGGGTTCAATCAAAAGGTACTGATGTCCTAGATCAAAGCAATGTCACTATATTCCTAATTAAATTGTGCTAGATAGCTTCACCAGTTTGTTATTGTCACTCTGAAGGCTACCAAATCAAACCCTAGTATGTTTTCCTATTGGTTGATCAGGAAGTTAATCAATAAAACCAGTAAATGGTGGTAATATCAAGCAAGGGAACAACTTTTGTACCTTTTCATGAAACAAACGCTTCACACCCCATAAATTCTTTAGATGTACCAACAAGGAACTTCTCAACCAGTCAGGCCCGAACTGAGTTTTGGATATCGAAAAATTCGACTGAGATTTCTTCACCACATGAATAAATATCCTACATATTAGATCCAGACAATGAAGGGCTGATAACAATGCTTCACTTGATTGAGCATCAATAGCTGACTTTGCACAGAGCTCTGAAGCTGAAACCTCTATAGAATTAACAAGGATTTGGACAAGGTTCTGAAGCTTCCCTAATAAACTGGACGTCGCAAATGCTCCTGCAGTACAGAAGACAACAATAACGAAGTAAATAAACAGGACATAACCAAAAATAACATCTAATCAGGTACAATCGGCATCTACAAAAAgatttgaaaaggaaaaaagactGGAAGTGTTGCAACAGCTGTTTATATTATGGCCCTTAAGGGTGTCATTTCTTTAAAAATATTGTTTGTACTTCTTGGTATTCTTGTCGATGTAATGAATAAGAGGGTCCCCTATCAGGAGGACCCACACCGGCGAATGCCAGGCAGTTGCTCTTTTCATAACCATAGCCCCAAGCGCGACCAGTCCCCTGATTGCAGATGGAAACCccgcgaccagcaagggctggtcgcgggGTAGATACTCACCTAACCAATCGAATCGCATTTAATGTCATCTACTcatgtgttttccttccccagacaCCCTTTCGGCCGGCGAGATCGTGGGCTGGCGCAGAGAAGGTGTGACTTGGCTACGGGATGGCGTGGCAAGCGAGCGTGACGGCCTGGCAGGCGAACGTGACGGGCTTGAAACGGGCGTGACGTCATTTGGCTGACGGGGCATGGCATGCAGGACGACCAGGGCGGGTCAGGCATGCCCACCCCCTGTAGTGATGACCTAGGAGTAGCTTTTCGTCATTTATAGAACCACAATTTTTGGCACGATCGGCCTGTATGTACACAGTACACCTCACCTCCGAatatataaagggggaggatCGAGCTTGTAAGAGGACACTCTGGATAAATTTatccaactcataagaaaatacacaggacatagggttgttatcccgagagaggcctgaacctggataaccctggtgttcttgagtttcttTGACAAACACACCAACAGCCACCGAAAACGTTAATCATGCACCCATCGTCTGGCATACCTTGGATACATTGTCacggattaaccctcgacaattGACACGCCAGGTTAGGGGGCACGTTTTCACGTTTCGTTAAGTATTGATAACTCGATTGGGGCACCCATGGCCAGATCCACAGCAACCACTGAGTCTCGTTCCGAGGACCCCGGTCGGCGCGACGTATTCTTCATGGGATACGACTCAGATTAGCCCGGTGTGCTCCAAGTTTTGGACACCGAATCAGAGTCCAAAGGCTCCAAGACTCAACATGAAATCTGCATGGAGGCCTTCGTGTCCCGGGCACCGTTGGTGAGCCACAGGCCTTGCGCCCAGAGGGAAACCGGCCTGACACCGAACAAGGAGGCGACCTGACACCGAACAGGGAGGCGCTCAGATACAATGATGACCTAGGAGTAGCTGTTTTCGTCATGTATAGGTCAGCCACAGTTTTTGGCACGGTCTACTTGTATGTATACGATACACCTCGCCTCCTAATATATAAAGGGAAGAGGATTGGGCTTGTAAGAGGACACTCTGGATAAATTCATACAACTCATtagaaaatacacaggacgtagagcTATTATCTCGAGGGAAGTCTGAACCTGAATAAaccccggtgttcttgagtttcttTGACACACACACCAACAGCCACCAGAAACGTTGATCCACCCATCGTCCGGCATACCCCGAAtacattgtcagggattaaccctcgacaattTTGAATTAAAACCACCCCAATTTCCATTAACTATCACTTGACTACCCTGAATTCTGATTAAGCACTGAACAATCCAATGATAAGAACGAAAAGGGAAGTGTTACTCGGACAGAGCCATCCAATATTTTGGTAGAGCTACTAACTTTTAGCATTCTGTCATTCATTTCAGGAAGGCCAGCAAGCTAGAAGTATCATGGAAACAAGGATAACTAGCTAATCAAATATCTAGCGAAATTTGAGTGGTCTGTGCACTTACTCTGAGCTATCTTTGATTATATTAGCAACCAACATACATTCAAGTGTTATTTATCCCATTAAAGGGTGGTGTGACCACATAAATTGCATAGCATATtataaagcaaaagaaaaggagaaagtgtAAAAGACTTAACTGCCTCTTGAGTTATCTTCATCAGTGTTAGATTTCCAAAGTTCCCTCGCAGAGAGGTTATGAACCTGTAGGTGATGAGCAAAGGCTTTGAATCATTTGAGTATAATTAAGATGGTTTTTCACAGAGTTATGCATTCCAGAACATGCACATTTTCTGTTTCACCAAGTACCTCATCAATCATCATATCTACAGATGTGTCAAGAAATGTTCCAAGTAAAAGAATATTCGATGAGTTCACTGTACAAACCTGTCGATTTGATGTATCATCATTTTCTGTTGCTTTAGCAACCAAGGAAAGGCAGTGCCCAAGCCCACTAAGGACACTGTTAAGTTTATTCCTATCATGTATGTTGATTCTGTCGTTGCTCAGTACAGCAACAAAATTATTGAAGGCCTGTGAGAAGAAATAATGCAAATGAAACATTAACTTGGTAATGAATATGGTCAACCACATGTAGAACACATAGCAGGAGTGAGATGCAGTTCCAATAATATATTCATTAGTAGATATAATTACTTGAAAGCTGGACTACCAAACAAGTCCTTGTGGTTAACACATGTGAATTTTAGAAACAAGTAGCATCGATTAAGCAATACAATACATCTCTAACGAAATAATTTCCTCAGAACAATAGAAGTGTTTCAACATTCAACACACCAACCATGACAGAAGCCCACTTACCTGTTCAGCATAGTTAGGAAAGGATGATGGGAAATTAAGAACCACAAGCTCCAAAAACCTGAAAGCCATTAACTGGATGCCCATAGATAGATGGGTCATTCCATTCAGAATATTGG
This genomic window from Phragmites australis chromosome 7, lpPhrAust1.1, whole genome shotgun sequence contains:
- the LOC133924381 gene encoding uncharacterized protein LOC133924381 produces the protein MGRPKGGVASSSSSKKPKPKPKQRGGVDFKKYKHKVGRKLPPPKNATNTEIKSKAIVLPEQSMASERAGMAVNKRGLTLRELLQQTAHYNANVRRAALNGIKDIVVKHPTELKLHKVAIIEKLQERICDTDKVVHESLYNILQSLIFPSLKEDNAISTRSTLFLLMANILNGMTHLSMGIQLMAFRFLELVVLNFPSSFPNYAEQAFNNFVAVLSNDRINIHDRNKLNSVLSGLGHCLSLVAKATENDDTSNRQVHNLSARELWKSNTDEDNSRGRAFATSSLLGKLQNLVQILVNSIEVSASELCAKSAIDAQSSEALLSALHCLDLICRIFIHVVKKSQSNFSISKTQFGPDWLRSSLLVHLKNLWGVKRLFHEKGDDKFFIFNLKIAEIFLCLSAWIDSTMFPAEEFCQFVSSLLAKAKTIRNKDLMEMYLSPLITCIPGLISNAPDDSKGYLLEAFTDAFRDCKVDWKLILPYLDAVGEMLLPEKTGIWFSENDSAMLGYRSAWIHELPGILLQAIDKAPSVTKVVLELLLRIGQYFPTMDCGNLRSFIKLFGAKSSSGTMELGPFVNLPRDCQELAISCLYYFPSLLPDIIGPLASCCLSDVLEPFILFRVVEVLQSIYKAGNLQITEQLSFLLLLMARFEVHPEDSSKVSNWDTFKSLNHLLLNSLSEMGDGSLVLELMWNNLSNAIAQKPSMHNINGLFRIIVTLDAGTTKLMNEDVIKLIAGYLVDASLDLSKTIEFGFQPDKTRLFQYFIKPCIIMFDKNDKVLCSTLDMLKSFVTGDYNLFSSLSNLNYPRELSCRVGVVTTILIFLCNDRKLHRNLSSSKSVIKGILEYIRHQLDSRVPDVTYQEKQKLKSAFEQLKTKALQLNCWTRSELEGLSSTT